In a genomic window of Streptomyces roseoviridis:
- the hisG gene encoding ATP phosphoribosyltransferase, whose translation MLRIAVPNKGSLSGPAMEMLHEAGYRQRKESKELVTVDPDNDVEFFYLRPKDIAIYVASGRLDIGITGRDLLLDSGANAEEILPLNFGRSTFRYATRPGTASGPADFHGMTIATSYEGIVAKHLAEQGVDASVVHLDGAVETAIQLGVAEIIADVVETGTSLRNAGLEVIGEPILTSEAVVVRRTGAPTDDPKVQQFLRRLQGVLVARSYVMMDYDCRAEHLEQAVALTPGLESPTVSPLHNEGWVAVRAMVPAKEAQKVMDDLYELGARAILTTAIHACRL comes from the coding sequence ATGCTGCGCATCGCCGTCCCCAACAAGGGTTCTCTCTCCGGACCTGCGATGGAGATGCTCCATGAGGCGGGCTACCGGCAGCGCAAGGAGTCCAAGGAGCTCGTCACCGTCGACCCGGACAACGACGTGGAGTTCTTCTACCTCCGCCCGAAGGACATCGCGATCTACGTGGCGTCCGGCCGGCTCGACATCGGCATCACCGGCCGCGACCTGCTCCTGGACTCCGGCGCCAACGCCGAGGAGATCCTGCCGCTGAACTTCGGCCGCTCCACCTTCCGCTACGCCACCCGGCCCGGCACCGCGAGCGGCCCCGCCGACTTCCACGGGATGACGATCGCCACCTCCTACGAGGGCATCGTCGCCAAGCACCTCGCCGAGCAGGGCGTCGACGCCTCCGTCGTCCACCTCGACGGCGCCGTCGAGACCGCGATCCAGCTCGGCGTCGCCGAGATCATCGCCGACGTCGTCGAGACCGGCACCAGCCTGCGCAACGCCGGACTCGAGGTCATCGGCGAGCCGATCCTCACCTCCGAGGCCGTCGTCGTCCGGCGCACCGGCGCCCCCACCGACGACCCCAAGGTCCAGCAGTTCCTGCGCCGCCTCCAGGGCGTCCTGGTCGCCCGCAGCTACGTGATGATGGACTACGACTGCCGCGCCGAGCACCTGGAGCAGGCCGTCGCCCTCACCCCCGGCCTGGAGTCGCCCACCGTCTCGCCCCTCCACAACGAGGGCTGGGTCGCCGTCCGCGCCATGGTCCCCGCCAAGGAGGCGCAGAAGGTCATGGACGACCTGTACGAACTGGGTGCCCGGGCCATCCTCACCACGGCCATCCACGCCTGCCGCCTCTGA